A single region of the Gossypium arboreum isolate Shixiya-1 chromosome 12, ASM2569848v2, whole genome shotgun sequence genome encodes:
- the LOC108478634 gene encoding protein LAX PANICLE 2-like encodes MIMVPAGNLSKQQHLPQVSSDGGGFYGYCGKSYTESFGLMSSVPGHGGYHSDACLGSDLGANSMAEDESRTNSTVNEGSSSKDNNQEQEEPDKGWLQLSIGGQATAYEYDHKKHDQGDPASRRGGLMELDLLPAATSQQSRPLAPIFHMPEFRPPPPPPTLMHSFSTLFFQHQQGSSSMIPHHGELSWAFKPIAATPSSTSSYLSRPFQVQSMDVAGPSSEVRIIDPPRRPHSGIWFMLEASRNQAKEPFLPQIPKSYLRIKDGKMTVRLLMKYVANKLRLDSESEIEIRCKGRQLQPLLTLQHVRDQIWSSRQAPADYTSTTPDDIYNNNNNNSNVMVLHYGRS; translated from the exons ATGATCATGGTTCCTGCTGGAAACCTTTCTAAGCAACAACATCTTCCTCAAGTTAGCAGTGACGGTGGCGGCTTTTATGGTTATTGCGGTAAAAGTTACACAGAGAGTTTCGGTCTTATGAGCAGTGTTCCTGGGCATGGCGGCTATCACAGCGATGCTTGCTTAGGATCTGATCTAGGTGCTAATTCCATGGCTGAAGATGAATCCAGAACTAATAGTACTGTTAATGAGGGATCCAGCTCCAAGgataacaatcaagaacaagaaGAGCCAGATAAAGGTTGGCTCCAACTCAGTATAGGGGGTCAGGCAACAGCATATGAATATGATCACAAGAAGCATGACCAAGGCGATCCAGCGTCCAGACGAGGAGGGTTGATGGAGCTTGATCTTTTACCTGCTGCTACCTCACAACAATCAAGGCCTTTAGCCCCCATTTTTCATATGCCTGAGTTTCGACCTCCACCACCACCTCCAACCCTTATGCATAGTTTTAGTACTTTATTCTTTCAACACCAACAAGGAAGTAGCTCCATGATCCCTCATCATGGGGAGCTTAGCTGGGCATTTAAGCCTATAGCAGCCACTCCTTCTTCCACTTCTTCCTATTTATCCAGACCATTTCAGGTGCAATCAATGGATGTTGCCGGGCCGAGCTCGGAGGTTCGAATCATTGATCCTCCCAGAAGGCCCCATTCTGGCATTTGGTTTATGCTAGAAGCATCACGCAATCA AGCCAAAGAACCGTTCTTACCTCAAATACCAAAGAGCTATCTGAGAATCAA GGACGGGAAGATGACAGTGCGATTATTAATGAAGTATGTGGCTAACAAGCTGAGACTGGATAGCGAATCAGAG ATAGAGATAAGATGTAAAGGCCGACAGCTTCAACCATTGTTGACATTGCAGCATGTAAGAGATCAAATATGGAGTTCAAGACAAGCTCCTGCAGATTATACTTCAACAACACCTgatgatatttataataataacaacaacaacagCAATGTCATGGTTCTGCACTACGGTAGGAGCTAG